In Pseudobdellovibrio exovorus JSS, the genomic stretch ACAATTTCCCCGCTCCTTTGGAAAAAAGTAGCTTTTGGTTTGTCAGCCGGCCGTGTTCAGTCGGTTGCAGTACGTTTGGTTGTAGAGCGTGAAAAAGAAAGAATGCGCTTTAAGAAGTCCTCTTACTATGGCTTATTAGCTGAATTAGAAAAAGCGGGACAAACTTTCGAATCTAAAATTTTTAGCTATCAAAATAAAAAAATTGCTACTGGTAAAGACTTCGATGGTCTAACAGGTCAACTTTCTTCTGGTAAAGACCTGATTGTCTTAAATCAGGATTCAGCAGATAAGATTTTAAACGAAGTTAAAAATCAAAAATGGGTTGTCAGCGACGTTGAAGAAAAGCCAGTTACAAGACGCCCTTATGCACCTTTTATTACTTCGACTTTACAGCAGGAATCCAATCGTAAGTTGGGATTGAGTTCCCGTGAAACCATGCAAGTAGCGCAAAAGCTATATGAGCAGGGTTTTATTACCTATATGAGAACGGACTCTACCTTCTTATCTACAGAGGCTATTAAAGCCGCTCGTGAGTCTATTTTAGATAAATATGGTAAGGACTACTTGCCGGATTCTCCGCGCACATACGAAGCGAAAAAGTCGAAAGGTGCGCAGGAAGCCCATGAGGCGATTCGTCCAGCAGGAACATCTTTCCAAGATCCAGACTCTACGGGGTTAACTGGGGTGCAGTTTAAACTGTATGACCTTATTTGGAAGCGTACGATGGCTTCGCAAATGACAGATGCTAAACAGAAGCAAGTCAGTGCTAAAATCACAGTGGGGGATGCAGTTTTTGCGGCCTCTGGTACCACAATTGAGTTTGCGGGATTTTTACGTGCCTATGTTGAAGGAAGTGATGATCCAGAAGCTGATTTAGAGTCGCGTGATGTACGCCTACCTCAATTGAAAGCTCAAGATGAAGTGCAATTAGGTAAGGTGGATCCAACGGCACATGAAACGAAGCCACCGGCTCGTTATACAGAGGCCTCATTAGTTCAGATGATGGAAAAAGAGGGCATTGGCCGTCCATCAACTTACGCCAGTGTTATCGGAACAATTATTGATCGTGGCTATGTTCGTAAAAGCGGAAATGCTTTGGTTCCGACATTCACGGCCATGGTGGTTTCTAAATTATTATCTCAGCATCTGACTCAATATGTAGATTTGGGCTTTACGTCTCAGATGGAGCAGTCTTTGGATCATATTGCTGATGGTGATTTGAACTGGGAAAACTATTTAAAAGATGTTTATCACGGTCCGAAGGGGCTGCGTGCGACAGTGGAGTCTCAGCAAGATAAAATTGATCCTGAAGAGGCACGTTCTATTAAATTAGATGGACTTGAAAAATATGAGTTCCACGTTGGGCGCTATGGTGCCTATGTAAAATCAAAACGTGACGGAGACAGTGTCAGCGCGTCTATCCCAGAGGTAGAGGCTCCTGCGGATATTACTCCTGATCATGTTGAAAAGTTGATTGATCAAAAACTGAAGGGTGCGGACTCTTT encodes the following:
- the topA gene encoding type I DNA topoisomerase translates to MKKASTRSRENSGSGTKLVIVESPTKAKTIRKYLGKDFIVESCMGHVRDLPQSAKDIPEKVKKEKWAQLGVNVDKNFEPLYCVPKDKLKVIKNLKEKLSEADELYLATDEDREGESISWHLLEVLKPSVPTKRMVFHEITKEAIQKSLNETREIDFNLVRAQEARRVLDRLVGYTISPLLWKKVAFGLSAGRVQSVAVRLVVEREKERMRFKKSSYYGLLAELEKAGQTFESKIFSYQNKKIATGKDFDGLTGQLSSGKDLIVLNQDSADKILNEVKNQKWVVSDVEEKPVTRRPYAPFITSTLQQESNRKLGLSSRETMQVAQKLYEQGFITYMRTDSTFLSTEAIKAARESILDKYGKDYLPDSPRTYEAKKSKGAQEAHEAIRPAGTSFQDPDSTGLTGVQFKLYDLIWKRTMASQMTDAKQKQVSAKITVGDAVFAASGTTIEFAGFLRAYVEGSDDPEADLESRDVRLPQLKAQDEVQLGKVDPTAHETKPPARYTEASLVQMMEKEGIGRPSTYASVIGTIIDRGYVRKSGNALVPTFTAMVVSKLLSQHLTQYVDLGFTSQMEQSLDHIADGDLNWENYLKDVYHGPKGLRATVESQQDKIDPEEARSIKLDGLEKYEFHVGRYGAYVKSKRDGDSVSASIPEVEAPADITPDHVEKLIDQKLKGADSLGQDPETGKKIYVLSGRYGPYVQLGESDEEKVKRSSLPPGLDPASVDFKMALEILALPKTLGVHPDTQKDVKVGVGRFGPFVLHDGDYRSIPKTETVFTMDLKKSLELLAQPKKGRGKAAAIKEFGNHPVHDIAVSLFNGPYGPYLKAGKVNVGLPEGTTVEQLTPEAAFALINEKLGATAAKKPKAGGAKKKASAKQKAEALGVKKVIVKKAKKAKK